CCTGAAATGTGGACTGGAACGCGTAGACTTCCTGGGCGCCGCCGAGCTTGTTGTAGATCCGCGTCATGAAGTCGAGCGCCTCGACGATCGGCGGATCGTTCAGGGTAACGCGGCGGCCGTCGGCGCTGAGGAACTCGCCGCCCGCCTGCCAGCCGTACATGTACAGCCACGAATTGCCGTAGTTGGGAATAAAACCAATCGTCCGAATTCGACCACGCTCGTCACGCTCCGTCATCCGGACGGCCATCTCCTCAAGCTCCTCCCAGGTCCGCGGCGGACGCGCATCGCCGGATTCGTTCGTGTAGCCGTGACGAATCAGAATGTCCTTGTTGTAGAGCAGCACGCGGTTGTCAGCGTCGGACGGGATGCCGTAGATCGCGGATTCGCCAGTGACTGGATTCCGATACACCGCCTCATCCCAGCAGGCGGCGTAAAAGTTCTCCGCGCGCAGCGGCTCAATCGCCGGTTGTGTGCGGCCACCCTGCGCGCGCGGCGGCTCCTCGGCCGCCCCGGGCCATGGCGGCAGGCCCTGTCGACCGCCCGACTCCCACATCGCCCATGCCTCGCGATCGCGCTGGATGAAGTCATCGAGCGGCGTAAACGCCCCGCGGGCCGCCCACTCGCTGATGGCAAAGCGGTCGAAATCGATCACGTCCGGTGGTGTCCCGCCGGCCAAACTCACTAAAAACCGCGTAGGGTCTTCCGTCTGGCCGCGGGAAGCATCCTGGCCGGAGACGACGCGGTAAATCGGGTAGGTCGGATCGACTGCATGGCGTTCCCGAGACAGGCGTTCAAATTCGCGGATGGCGTCTTCCAGCGCGCCCTGGATCGGGCCACCGCGCCCCATGTAGCGGATCTCAATAACCCCCTCCTCGACCTGCAGGGAGCGCTGCGGAGCGAGCAACCATAGCGCGGTGAGCAGCAGGGCGCCCCATAAACCGCCTTTGACCCAGTTCGGCACACCATGAGTCTGCCTCAACCGTTTCGGTGCGCGCAATCGGAATCCCGGAAGGGTACAAAAACGGATGTGCTCACAACCGGTAGAAGCTCCGTCAGCAAACCCGTTGAGGCCCGCATGCGACGCTCATAAAGTGTCTAATATGGCTAAAGTACGACCCCCAGTCCCGCGCATTGCCAGAATCGTATCCGGCGGCCAGACGGGTGTCGATCGAGCCGCCCTCGATGCGGCCCTCGCGCTGGGTGTCCCGCACGGGGGCTGGTGCCCGAAAGGGCGCCTGGCTGAGGATGGCGCGATCCCGCGGCGGTACCGCTTGCGTCAGGTGAAGTCTCCGGACCCTTCGGTTCGCACGTTGGCAAACGTCCGGGATTCGGACGCCACCCTCATCTTAGCGCGGGGTCCGCTGACTGGCGGCACGCGATATACCGCGGAGTGCGCGCGGGCGTTGCGGCGTCCGCTTCTCGTGGTGGATCCGACGGGGACTTCCGACCCCGTTCCGCGGATCCTTCGCTGGCTGGCGCGTGTGGCCCGGAACCGCCCGATAGTCCTGAATATTGCCGGCCCGCGCGCCTCGCAGGACGACCTGTACGGCCCGGCGCGACAAACAGTGGAACGGCTGTTGGCCGACTGCGCCGAGCGTCGGCGCCTGCCGCGTCAGTCCTCCGGCGCCGGCTGATCCAGGCGATGGAGACCCGCGGCTCGCACGGCGCGCACGGCCTCCAAGTATTCGCCGCGCGTGATGGGCCGTGAGAGGGACGGGTCCATGCGGGCGCAGTAGCACGGGTGATACTGCGCCATGACGTTGATATAGGTGTCGGGGGAAATTTCAGATGCAAGGAACCGCGCTATATCCGGGGTTCCGGCGAGGCCATTGGGAAGAACAAGGTGCCGGACGAGCAGTCCGCGGCGCGCCAGGCCGTCTGCGCCGATTTGGAGATCGCCGACCTGCCGATGCATTTCGCGAACGGCGGCCCGATTGACGGCCGGATAATCGGGTGGACCGGACAGGCGGCGCGCAATCTCAGGATCGGCAAATTTCATGTCAGGCAGGTAGATGTCCACGACGCCGTCAAGCAGGTGCAACGCGTCGACCGAATCATATCCCCCCGTGTTGTACACAATCGGGAGACGCAAGCCCTGATCCACCGCGATCACGAGGGCCTGGAGGATCGGCGCTATCACATGGCTTGGAGAGACAAGGTTGATGTTGCTACATCCCATCGACTGGAGTCGAAGCATGATCGCCGCGAGCTGTTCCGCGTCGACTTCCGGTCCCTCGTCCGCCTGGCTGATTTCGTGGTTCTGGCAGAACAGGCATTTCAAATTGCAGCGTGCAAAAAAAATCGTTCCGGACCCGCCCCGTCCGACGAGGGGGGCCTCTTCGCCGAAGTGCGGTCCGTAGGATGCGACGCGCGCGCGCGAACCCGTCCGGCAACGCCCTAATTGCGCACGGCGACGGTCGATGCGGCATTGCCAAGGACAAAGATCACACGCCTGGAGCCTTTCGGCGGCTTGGCGTGCACGCTGTTCCAACTCATTCGCTTCGCGGAGCGCCAAATAGGCGGGAAGATGTTCGAATCGGCTGCGCATCCAAACCGCTCCGAGCATAGAAGATAACGAGCGGCCGGCTCGCGTGCGAGAACTCATCGAACACGCAGCACCGATCGCTGAGATCAGATCACGCCCGCGCGGCGACCTCGCGCCGACGGGCGAGGGGGGTGAGCACACCCGCAAAGAGCAACTCAGCAATCACTGCCGCCCACAGCCCGGCAGCGGCTCCGGTGGTGAAACCGTAGGAATGCAGGCCCACGCCCAACAGGTTGACGCCAATCCAAGCGAACAGAACCACGATAATGCCCAGCACGCTGCCTGCGGCGAGTCCAATGGGGCCGATCATTCCCGCCCACCGCGCATGGAACAGGATCGCGCACCACAATACGATCAGCAGCGCGCCGTTCTCCTTTGGATCCCACCCCCAGAAGCGACCCCAGGACTGGTCCGCCCATACGCCGCCGAGCATGGTACCGAGGAACGAAAAGATCAGGCCGAATGCGAGCAGCCCATAAATCGCGCGCTGCGCCGCACGCTGCCGCGGGTGGGATGCCGGCCATTTCAGCGCTTGGATGAGGTAGACGTGGCCCGCAATGCCCGCTGCGAGGACTCCGGCATAACCTACGGTGATCGCTACCACATGGGTGGACAGCCAAAAATTCGAGTCGAGAACAGCGATGACCACGCCCAATGTATCGCCCTGGATTTCGAAGCGTTTTGAAACCGTCAATAGCAACAGGCCGGCTGCCGCGCCGAGGAAGCCTCCCAGTCCGTTCCTCTGGAACCACTCGACGACGAATCCGAGCAGGACGCACGCCCACGAGACGAAAAGGAAGGTGGAGTATAGATTCGTCATCGGCGGCCGGCCCATGATTTGCATGCGCCAGATTAACCCGAGCGTGTGGGGGATCATGGCGATCGCGACGGCGGCGATCGCGGCGCGTCGCCACGCCGGCGTCCCACGCCAGAGGGCGGCAAGGCTCACGAGGAAGCCGATCCCGTAGAGCATCTGGGCGCGAAGAAACGGATTCAGACGATTGTAAAGCACCTCGAGGTCTAGATAGCGCAGGCCCCGCGATTCTTGCGCCCTCGCACGGACAGAACGGGCGACGTCCTGAGCCGCCAATTTGAAATCGACTGTCCGCCCCTCGAGCCACGCCCGCGCCATATCCTGAAGACGGACAAGCTCGCGGCGAGAATCCTCATCCAGCCGGCCGAGTGCGAGATGATCCCAAGGACTGACCCACTGCTCCGTTCCGTGCGCGGAAACGGGCATCAGCGCGATGGGAAGTCCTTTGTAGTAGCGGTTCCAGTTGAACAGTGTCGAGGTCAACGTAAATAGTTCCGACTCCTCCGGCGACCACTCTTCCGGCGGAACGGCAGCGAGCCGCTGGACCTCCGCCGCGGTGGCGCCTGCACGTAAATAAATGTCGAGAAAACTGTGTGCGTTGGTTCCGTCTGGAGGCAGACCCAATCGGGCGCGGAGGGCCGGGTTGGTGACTGCGAAGTCAGGATGCGGCAATGCGAAGCGAAAACTGGCGGCCAGCGCGCCAAACGCCGAAAGGTTCTGATAGACCCGGATAAACTCGCGCTCCAGTGGCGTGCGGTCCTCCGACTTATGCTCCGCGGCCGCCCTCGCCAATTCCCCGAGCTTTTCCAGGCCAGGCCGAAGTTCCGCGTAGGAAAACCGACGTCCCCTCAAGTGGTCGAGCCCTATCGCCTCGAGAAGTTCGGAATTATTCACCAGAACGACCCGGTCGGTCTGCGCGGCGTTGGGGTCGAAGATTAGGCGGGCGAGCCATTCCACCGCCGGCATTCCCTGGTAGGTGCTTCGACCTGAAAACTGAAGCAGCCGCAGCCGGGCGTAAGTGTCCATCGGCATGATGCGGCCGCCGTCCTGTACAGGGATCCGAGAAAAGGCGTCATAGTCGGACACCTGCGCGCCTGCCGGGGCCGCCGCAAGAGCGAGCAGAACGGAGGCCGCTCCCACCACGCGGGCGAAATGAGCGATTTGGGTCATGTTACGCATGGCTCTTTCGGACCTGCTGTACCATCATCGCGACAAAATGCCAGGCCAACCCCGCCACAATGACGACGGTTGACACGTAGGGAATCAATCGGCCGACGTTATACGTGACCGCAAACGTGGACCATTGGGTGCCATCCGACTCCTCGCGGTAGGAAGCCTGGTAGAGGGTGTAACCCCGCTCGCGCAAAGGCTTGTTCATCGCAATGAGCACATTTCGTTCGACCCCTTCTGCGGAAACCGAAACGAAGCTCGAGAAGTGTCGAGCCATCTCGGTGCCCGGATGCATTTCACGGCGGAAATCGATCAGTCGCACGACGAAGGGCAAGGGCTCTCGCGCCCGACGAAGGCCGACCCGAAACGCCGTTCCGTTGCGCTCGAACGCGCGTGGGACTTCATCCTCGCCAAATAGAATGGCCCGCACCTCCGGCGCGTCATCCGGGCGAATCCTAAGGATTGCCCCCGCGATATTTTCGCCCGGTTCCCTAGCCGGTCGCGCGGGTCGAAGGGAGGTGATCCCCTGACGACTCAACGGTGGATTGGCGATAGGCGCGGTCGACTGGAAGGCGCGGGCGTTCCGATGATATTCCTCGACCTCGATCGTAAGGCCTGCCTCCTCGAAGCGGCGGACGTCGCCGGGCTTTAGCCCGTCCGCCAGATAGGCGACCACGTCGCGGGCGATGCCATCGCTCGACCAGACGGCAAGCTCCCAATGCTGGTAGGACGCGGCAGCGCTGCTGGCCTCGCCCTCCTTGAGCGTCAGTTGCGATTCGGAGGCAAACCAACGCGTCACCGCGCCGCCCAGTAGAAGCAGAAGCAGGCCGAGGTGCGTGAGCAAAAGGCCGAACGGCATCGCGCGTTGCGCAAGGAGCCTCGCGAGATAGACGACCAGATTGACCGCGAGGATGGTCAACACCAGTTGCGTGCCGGGAAAGGGGATCAGGCCCCCGATCCAGACGATCCATGAATCAAAGAAACGCGACTTCGCCTGATACAGACCGTGTTCGACCTGATAGAGCGTTCCCCAGAATGTGAGCACCATCAACACGGAAAGCCCGTAGACGGTGATTTTCGCCGAGCCGAGCCACTCCAGGGAGAGGCCGCTGCGCAGGGATAGGGAGGAGCCCTTCATGGCCTCAATGAGCGGCAGAGGGCGAGAAACGCCTCCTTCTGTTCCGCGATCAGCGCGCGAGGCGCCGTCAGTTTTACGAAAATCGTGTGCGTATCCGCAGGCAGAATCGCGGCGAGCATCGAGGGATCCGCCTCCGGCGCGACCGCCGCGAAGTCATAGACCAGGCAGGGGAACCCACCTTCCGTCTCAAATGTTTGAGGTGAGCGCGCGAAGCGGGCAAGTTCGTCGGCCGGGATCGATACATTGATCTGGCCGGCCCAGCGCGCGAGATTGCCCTCCAATCCACCAACGGGACCTGGAAATGCGGTGAGCGTGCACTCCGCGCCGTTCGCACCGACCGCAAAGGTCATCAGACGCATCGGGTGACCCGGTTTCTCTACCCATCCTTCGGGAGAGGTCCATCGGACTGCGACAGGAGCGGCAGCAACAGTCGGGGCGCCCGGCGCGTCGCGGTCCGCAGGGGATGGCGCCGCGGACTCGGTCGGTTGTGCGCGAGCCATCGCCGCCACGTCCGCGAGGCGTTCAGTGCGGGTTGGGGCTTCGACGAAGATTTCGCGATATCGCCGCGGCTGCAGGTCGTTTTCCCGAGTGCACCCGACCATGACAGTTGCCGCCACCGCGGCCAGGAATCGATTTTTCATGTCCGCGGCAAACGTACTTTCGCAGAGCCCTAAGTCAAGGGATCCGAGATCCCGCTTGCTCGGACCAGCCTCTGGAGGCTGGCAAGGGGCCCGCCGGCGAATAGCGTAAAGCGAATGTCAGGGCAGCCGAACCCCAATGCGGTATACGCGCATCGGTTGAGTGTTGGTCACCGTAAAGGGGAAACTCGAGCCATTCGGCTGGCCGGACGCGTGGAAGCCCATCGGCACCCATTGGTCGTTGAGCAAATTGGTCGACCACCAGACCTCGTAGATGCGGCTGTTTGTCGTCGGGCTAGGCACCCAGATCTGCATTTCACTGGTTCCGGCGATGGCAGGAATGACCGGGATCCAGACCGAGAGCGAATTCGTCGGCACTGTGTCGGCGATGAATTCCTCAAGGTTGCTTGCGCCGTCGCCGTCAGAGTCGGCATTGGAGACTGCGCAGGTTGCGCACCCAAAGTGCGCGGTCTCCCATGCATCGGAGAGCCCGTCGCCATCCGCATCGGAAATTCCAGGCAGCCGAATGATCGCCACCGTGGCACTCGTGCTCGACCCGCTTCCAGAGCCGGGGGAAGTAATGCGGAGGTCGTTGAGGAAGAAGTCGTAATCCGAGCCGGAGCCTGCGTTATAGTTCCATGCGCGGAAAAGGGCGGCCGTCATGTTTGCCTGGGGGACGAAATGGCCGATATTCGTGCGCGTGGAGCCGCCGAGCGGCGTGATCCGCGCGACCCAACTCGTCGGGCCGGTCAGCGTCAGTTCGATGTCGATACCGCCGGATGTCCAGCCGACGTCGGTAGAACCGCCGGAAATACTGTAGTTTTGGTCACCGCCGTTGAAATAAAACTCCCACAACAGATTGCTCTGGGCGTTCCACAGAGCGATTCCAACCCCGCCACCGTTGTTGATGAACCCGTTGTCCATTTTCACATGCAGCGTCTGGCCCGCGGAGAGCGGCACCGGCAGCGGCCGACGGACGTCGGCCACATGGCCGTTGTTGGCATAGAGACCCCAGGCGGGCGTGCCGATGTTGACCGCCGCGCTGGTGGCCATGAATTGGCCATTGCGGTTCGGATCCGATGAGCTGTTGTGGAAGGACCATGGCCCGAATCCGGAACCGCCATTGTCGCCGGCCTGCCATCCGTCTTGGTAGGCCGCATTTGCTCCGCGGTCAGCCGCGTTCGTCGTCAACGAAAAGCCGGAATTGGTGCCCGTGACGGTGATGAGGTTCGTCCCCACGGCTAGCGGGACATTCGCAATCGACCATTGCGACGCGTGCGAGAAAAGACCAGTCGCGCCATTCAGGCTGTTGCTCCAGCGGAGAAACCCTTGCAGATCCGGCCCCGCCGTACCCTGCACGGTGAACACGGTGACGTCGTAACTGACAGTCGTGGTGGCCGGAGGATTTGTGATCACCAGGCCGTTGGGGATGGTCGGCGGGTTGCAGGGATTCAGCGCGAAGTGCCAATCCTGCCCGTTGTTGTTGTCCCAGACGCCGAGGCCGTTATGGAACACCATGTTAATGTTTGTCCGGCTCGCCGGTGGCGTGACCGTGATGCGCCAGAGGTTGTTGGTGATCTTGGTCATCGCCTGGCTCTGGATGACGGTGCTCCATTGATTGTAGCCGAGGTGCAGAAACACCTGCGTCGCAGTTTGGAGTGGACCGGCATTCGGGTAATAGGAGATCGTCACCGGCTGGCACGCCGGCGCATTCGAGAAGACAACCGTCGACGGGCCGGTCGGCGCCTCACAGTCGCGAATCGAGGTAGAGTAGTTCGCCCCGTTGTTGTTGTCTGTCAGCGTGCCGGAGCTGTTCTGAAAATAGATCTGCAAAACGGGGGCGTTGTCCGGCACGGTGGCGAAGGTGTAGGTGGACGTGCCGCCGGACGTCGTCATCGTCACGGAGGTGAACGGACCGCTGTTTGAGAAGCGGCTCCAAAGGATCACCGGCGCCACATTGCTGAGCGGGCCTTCATTTGCGCGATACGTCACCGTGAGTGGTGCACAATCTCGCGGATCGGCGGAAAAGGAAACTTCGGGTGCCGCGGGAGCGCCAGCCCCATCGTCCTCGACGAACACGTGCTGGATTTCCGACCTGTGGACATTGCCGCGCCCGTCAATCGCCTCGATGTAGTAATCGAGAAGCTTGCCGCGGAAACCCGGCACGTTGGCGTCGGTGATG
This Kiritimatiellia bacterium DNA region includes the following protein-coding sequences:
- a CDS encoding putative molybdenum carrier protein; amino-acid sequence: MAKVRPPVPRIARIVSGGQTGVDRAALDAALALGVPHGGWCPKGRLAEDGAIPRRYRLRQVKSPDPSVRTLANVRDSDATLILARGPLTGGTRYTAECARALRRPLLVVDPTGTSDPVPRILRWLARVARNRPIVLNIAGPRASQDDLYGPARQTVERLLADCAERRRLPRQSSGAG
- a CDS encoding radical SAM protein, with product MRSRFEHLPAYLALREANELEQRARQAAERLQACDLCPWQCRIDRRRAQLGRCRTGSRARVASYGPHFGEEAPLVGRGGSGTIFFARCNLKCLFCQNHEISQADEGPEVDAEQLAAIMLRLQSMGCSNINLVSPSHVIAPILQALVIAVDQGLRLPIVYNTGGYDSVDALHLLDGVVDIYLPDMKFADPEIARRLSGPPDYPAVNRAAVREMHRQVGDLQIGADGLARRGLLVRHLVLPNGLAGTPDIARFLASEISPDTYINVMAQYHPCYCARMDPSLSRPITRGEYLEAVRAVRAAGLHRLDQPAPED
- the ccsA gene encoding cytochrome c biogenesis protein CcsA, which encodes MTQIAHFARVVGAASVLLALAAAPAGAQVSDYDAFSRIPVQDGGRIMPMDTYARLRLLQFSGRSTYQGMPAVEWLARLIFDPNAAQTDRVVLVNNSELLEAIGLDHLRGRRFSYAELRPGLEKLGELARAAAEHKSEDRTPLEREFIRVYQNLSAFGALAASFRFALPHPDFAVTNPALRARLGLPPDGTNAHSFLDIYLRAGATAAEVQRLAAVPPEEWSPEESELFTLTSTLFNWNRYYKGLPIALMPVSAHGTEQWVSPWDHLALGRLDEDSRRELVRLQDMARAWLEGRTVDFKLAAQDVARSVRARAQESRGLRYLDLEVLYNRLNPFLRAQMLYGIGFLVSLAALWRGTPAWRRAAIAAVAIAMIPHTLGLIWRMQIMGRPPMTNLYSTFLFVSWACVLLGFVVEWFQRNGLGGFLGAAAGLLLLTVSKRFEIQGDTLGVVIAVLDSNFWLSTHVVAITVGYAGVLAAGIAGHVYLIQALKWPASHPRQRAAQRAIYGLLAFGLIFSFLGTMLGGVWADQSWGRFWGWDPKENGALLIVLWCAILFHARWAGMIGPIGLAAGSVLGIIVVLFAWIGVNLLGVGLHSYGFTTGAAAGLWAAVIAELLFAGVLTPLARRREVAARA
- a CDS encoding cytochrome c biogenesis protein ResB; the protein is MKGSSLSLRSGLSLEWLGSAKITVYGLSVLMVLTFWGTLYQVEHGLYQAKSRFFDSWIVWIGGLIPFPGTQLVLTILAVNLVVYLARLLAQRAMPFGLLLTHLGLLLLLLGGAVTRWFASESQLTLKEGEASSAAASYQHWELAVWSSDGIARDVVAYLADGLKPGDVRRFEEAGLTIEVEEYHRNARAFQSTAPIANPPLSRQGITSLRPARPAREPGENIAGAILRIRPDDAPEVRAILFGEDEVPRAFERNGTAFRVGLRRAREPLPFVVRLIDFRREMHPGTEMARHFSSFVSVSAEGVERNVLIAMNKPLRERGYTLYQASYREESDGTQWSTFAVTYNVGRLIPYVSTVVIVAGLAWHFVAMMVQQVRKSHA